From the Mycobacterium sp. DL592 genome, the window ACGTGTTGGACGACATCGGCTTAGAGTTACGCGAACGCGAGATCGTGGCCCTGTTGGGCCGGTCCGGATCCGGCAAGTCCACCGTGCTTCGGACCATCGCGGGATTGATCGCGCCGAGCCGCGGATCGGTGACCTACCGAGGATCTGAACTCAACGGTGCAAACCCCGGAACCGCAATGGTTTTCCAGACCTTCGCACTGATGCCGTGGCTTACTGTGCAGGACAATGTGGAACTGGGTCTGGCCGGCCGTGGCGTAGCACCCCCCGAGCGTCGCACGCGGGCTCTGGCTGCGATCGACCTGATCGGACTAGATGGGTTCGAATCGGCCTACCCCAAGGAGCTGTCCGGCGGCATGCGCCAGCGGGTCGGATTCGCCCGAGCCTTGGTACTCGAGCCTGACGTGCTTCTTATGGATGAGCCATTCTCGGCGTTGGACGTGCTTACTGCGGAGAACCTGCGCACCGAGTTGATGAAACTCTGGGATGCCCAGAGCTTCCCGACCCGCTCCATCTGCCTGGTGACCCACAACATCGAAGAAGCCGTTCAGCTCGCCGACCGGGTCCTTGTTCTGGGATCCAACCCAGGCCGGATTCGTGCCGAGGTTGCGATCGACCTTGCCCGACCTCGCGACCGCCGATCGCGCGCTTTCGAAGCGACCGTCGACAACCTCTACGGTCTATTGACCGACTCCGACCCGCAGATGCGGGGCACCGCACATGTCGACCCGACGCCGATCAGTCGGCCACTGCCCAACGCCACCGTCGGGGGACTGGCAGGTCTTGTCGAAATCCTCTGTGCGCAAGGTGGACACGCCGACCTTCCGGATCTGGCCGCCGAGCTCAACTTCGACATCGACGATCTACTCCCGCTCGTTGACGCCGCCGAACTCCTCGATCTGGTCGAGGTGAGGAATGGCGACCTTCAGGTGACAAGTCTGGGGCAGGAATTCAACTCTGCCGACATTCAAGCCAGCAAGCATCTGTTCGCACAGCAAGTCCGAACGCGGGCGCCCTTGGTGCACGCGATCTGTCAGGCGCTCGGGACCAGCAGCGACGGCAACCTACGCGCAGGCTTCTTCCTCGACCTACTCGGTAGGGGATACAGCCGCGAAGGCGCCCAGCAACAACTCGAAGTGGCAGTTAACTGGGGCCGTTACGCCGAGCTCTATGACTACGACGTGGCGACAGACACCATCACCGCCGACCCGGCGGCGAACATCTTCGTTCGTCAGGGCGCCCAATGAGGAAGGGCAGACCTGACGGCTATCGACCAATACCGACCCGGGCGCGCCGGTGCAGAAAGGAGCTGGGCTCGTGAGCCTCTTAACCACAGCTGAATTCACCATCCGCCTGGGAGTAGGCCTTGGCTGCGGAGCGCTGATCGGACTCGAACGTCAGTGGCGGGCCCGACGTGCGGGACTGCGTACCAACGCTCTGGTCGCCGCAGGCGCAACCCTGTTCGTCCTCTACGCCGTCGCCACCGGCGACCCAACCAGCCCCACTCGAGTCGCCTCCTATGTCGTCTCCGGGGTGGGTTTCCTCGGCGGCGGGGTGATCCTGCGGGACGGACTGAATGTCCGCGGGCTCAATACAGCCGCTTCGCTGTGGTGCTCGGCGGCGGTGGGAATACTAGCCGCGCAGGGCCTTGCCCTATTTGCCGTAATCGGCACGGCGGCGGTTATCGCAACACATATCGTTGGCCGCCCACTCGGCCGCCTCATCGACCACGACCACGACAGCGAACCTGATGAGGACCTTCAGACCCACCACCTCTATCTGATGTGCGATTCCAAGATCGAATATCAGGTGCGGGGTCATATCGTGGCACACACCGGCGGGTCCGAGCTCATCCTCACGGGCATCCGCACCGATCCCGCGCCACCCGATGTCAACCTGACCGCGTACCTTCTGGTGGACGGCGACGCCCCGACCCGACTCGAGCACCTGGTCGCTCAACTCTCTCAGATGAAAGGGGTGTCGAAGGTCTGGTGGCAGGCCGGCAGCGAGCTCGACAGCGACGCTTCGTCTTTCCCGAAGTAGGTGCTGCCTCTGCCGCTGACGGTCGAGCCCTTCCTGGCTGAGGCCACTCCATCTTGTGCGCGGTGAGCAGGAATATCCACCACCGCGGCTTTGGCCGCGCTGGCCTGACTCCGTCAGCCCAGGAACTCCTCCAGAGCCGCCCGCACCCCGGGGGACTGTGAGTGGTCCTGCAGTTCAATGAGCGCGGCCTCGGCGGTCATTGCCACCCACAAGTTGGCGCACTGCAGGGGTTGTCGACGCCCGACGGTCTCGAAGTCTTCCGCGCAGACTGTCGCGAATGTCGCGTTGCGACGGCTGATCTCCTGTGCCACAGCAGGTTCCGCGCGTGCCTCCAGGAGTAGGGCGCGGATACCGCGTTGCTTCAGGCAGTAGTCGAGGTAGGTCAGGCTGCCGGCGAGAAGGCGCTCCCGCCCCGGTGGCAGGCCACTGGACACCTCGGCAACCTGCTCGGCGATGCGGTCATGGAACTCACGGTGAAGTGCGAGCAGGTAGCTCGCCCGGTCGCCGAAGTGGTGGAAGAAGCTGC encodes:
- a CDS encoding nitrate/sulfonate/bicarbonate ABC transporter ATP-binding protein yields the protein MTQTEPLVRLDHVSKSFNAPGGGELNVLDDIGLELREREIVALLGRSGSGKSTVLRTIAGLIAPSRGSVTYRGSELNGANPGTAMVFQTFALMPWLTVQDNVELGLAGRGVAPPERRTRALAAIDLIGLDGFESAYPKELSGGMRQRVGFARALVLEPDVLLMDEPFSALDVLTAENLRTELMKLWDAQSFPTRSICLVTHNIEEAVQLADRVLVLGSNPGRIRAEVAIDLARPRDRRSRAFEATVDNLYGLLTDSDPQMRGTAHVDPTPISRPLPNATVGGLAGLVEILCAQGGHADLPDLAAELNFDIDDLLPLVDAAELLDLVEVRNGDLQVTSLGQEFNSADIQASKHLFAQQVRTRAPLVHAICQALGTSSDGNLRAGFFLDLLGRGYSREGAQQQLEVAVNWGRYAELYDYDVATDTITADPAANIFVRQGAQ
- a CDS encoding MgtC/SapB family protein, which translates into the protein MSLLTTAEFTIRLGVGLGCGALIGLERQWRARRAGLRTNALVAAGATLFVLYAVATGDPTSPTRVASYVVSGVGFLGGGVILRDGLNVRGLNTAASLWCSAAVGILAAQGLALFAVIGTAAVIATHIVGRPLGRLIDHDHDSEPDEDLQTHHLYLMCDSKIEYQVRGHIVAHTGGSELILTGIRTDPAPPDVNLTAYLLVDGDAPTRLEHLVAQLSQMKGVSKVWWQAGSELDSDASSFPK
- a CDS encoding TetR/AcrR family transcriptional regulator; translated protein: MPTQPLAGRQAAAAETRTKLIDAGLRLAERTGLTGLSVNLVVDEAGVSKGSFFHHFGDRASYLLALHREFHDRIAEQVAEVSSGLPPGRERLLAGSLTYLDYCLKQRGIRALLLEARAEPAVAQEISRRNATFATVCAEDFETVGRRQPLQCANLWVAMTAEAALIELQDHSQSPGVRAALEEFLG